The proteins below come from a single Corylus avellana chromosome ca3, CavTom2PMs-1.0 genomic window:
- the LOC132174277 gene encoding uncharacterized protein LOC132174277, with protein sequence MSSLASNSQTVALEQEQRPSKMPKIESIDISTLQHDLGLRPQMWEYLVNQQDEIRRAYLKAGRYRFIPSNSYEYPFSGNEKNRRRFQSSWHTMFDWLEFSPEKDATYCLPCYIFCKRSTRRFGAHAFTIEGFRNWKKVNDGVHCVFLGHMGNGSCSPHNNAVKGHDEGPDSKDRDNFLELIKFMSAYNEDVAKVVLENAPGNAKFTSCSKRYFTCLCKKDSFIRERFFDIVSVKDTTKSTLKDSISYVLSENRLDIQSIRGQGYDGASNMLGEWKELLTLFHNDCPCAYYVHCFAHRLQFALVAAYREVVSIHEFFSNLNFIINVVGASCKHHDQLQDAHETDIAHLIAIDELETRK encoded by the exons ATGTCTTCCTTGGCATCTAATTCCCAAACTGTAGCTCTTGAGCAAGAGCAACGTCCTTCTAAGATGCCAAAAATTGAATCAATTGACATTTCTACTCTACAACATGATCTAGGGTTACGTCCTCAAATGTGGGaatatcttgttaatcaacagGATGAAATTAGACGTGCTTATCTTAAAGCTGGTCGATATAGATTCATTCCTTCTAATAGTTATGAATATCCATTTTCGGGCAATGAAAAAAATCGCCGAAGATTTCAATCATCTTGGCATACAATGTTTGATTGGTTAGAATTTTCTCCTGAAAAAGATGCTACTTACTGTTTACCCTGCTATATTTTCTGTAAAAGGTCAACGAGACGATTTGGAGCTCATGCATTTACTATTGAAGGATTTCgtaattggaagaaagttaaTGATGGTGTGCATTGTGTTTTTTTGGGTCATATGGGAAATGGGTCAtgttcacctcataataatgctGTTAA AGGTCATGATGAAGGTCCCGATTCAAAAGATCGTGATAATTTTCTTGAGTTGATAAAATTTATGTCCGCTTACAACGAGGATGTTGCTAAGgttgttttggaaaatgctcCAGGAAATGCAAAATTCACATCATGTtcaaaaagatattttacatgTCTTTGCAAAAAGG ATAGTTTCATACGAGAACGCTTCTTTGATATTGTCTCTGTTAAAGATACAACGAAATCGACTTTAAAAGATAGCATATCTTATGTTCTTTCTGAAAATCGTCTTGATATTCAAAGTATTCGTGGACAAGGGTATGATGGTGCTAGTAATATGCTTGGTGAATGGAAAGAGTTGCTGACATTATTTCATAATGACTGTCCTTGTGCatactatgttcattgttttgcacATCGATTACAATTTGCATTAGTTGCTGCATATCGAGAGGTTGTTTCTATTCATGAgttcttctcaaatttgaatttcattatcaatGTGGTTGGTGCTTCATGTAAACATCATGATCAACTGCAAGATGCTCATGAAACAGATATTGCACATTTGATAGCTATTGATGAACTTGAAACTAGAAAATGA
- the LOC132175136 gene encoding uncharacterized protein LOC132175136 — MASHGGKDTSSPSRSTPEKLSPVVVLAHGAGAPSSSDWMIRWKNILGKALNAVEVVTFDYPYMSGGRRKPPPKAEKLVQFHVDIVKETVAKYPGHPLVLAGKSMGSRVSCMVACDEDIYASAIVCLGYPLKGMNGAVRDETLLRVTVPIMFVQGSKDTLCPLEKLEAIRKKMKSLIGLHVIDGGDHSFKIAKKHLQTKGSTQDEAEDLAVQAIAAFVSRCIGAR; from the exons ATGGCTTCACACGGTGGGAAAGACACATCATCACCTTCACGGTCCACACCAGAGAAATTATCCCCTGTGGTGGTCCTCGCCCATGGAGCTGGTGCTCCTTCCTCTTCTGATTGGATGATTAG ATGGAAAAATATCTTGGGCAAGGCGCTGAATGCTGTTGAAGTAGTTACCTTTGACTACCCTT ACATGTCTGGTGGGAGAAGGAAGCCTCCTCCCAAGGCAGAGAAATTGGTTCAGTTTCATGTAGATATTGTTAAAGAAACTGTTGCTAAGTACCCTGGGCATCCACTGGTTTTGGCGGGGAAATCCATGGGTTCAAG AGTCAGCTGCATGGTAGCTTGTGATGAAGATATCTATGCTTCAGCAATAGTTTGCTTGGGATACCCACTAAAG GGGATGAATGGAGCAGTACGAGATGAAACTTTGTTGCGAGTTACAGTTCCTATAATGTTTGTACAG GGTAGCAAAGACACTCTGTGTCCACTGGAAAAGCTGGAAGCCATTCGCAAGAAGATGAAATCTCTTATTGGTTTGCATGTGATTGATGGTGGTGACCACTCCTTCAAGATTGCAAAGAAGCACCTTCAAACCAAGGGGTCAACCCAAGATGAAGCTGAAGATCTTGCCGTTCAGGCCATTGCAGCTTTTGTGTCTAGGTGTATTGGAGCAAGGTAA
- the LOC132174278 gene encoding uncharacterized protein LOC132174278 — protein sequence MGITDYLCQHLQQKSQDILNAMQLVSNTKSLLQKLRNEEWDNFFEELVSFCNQFEIDIPNLGTRYVQGRGRCQRDHITVKHHYHFDIFNAAIDVQLQELDSRFGERIMELLTLSSALDPNYAYKSFNMNDICTLADKYCSLDFPDQEKISLRFQLKHFEVDMLNHPKLQRLSFIAELCQGLTEIGKI from the coding sequence ATGGGTATTACTGATTATCTTTGTCAACATTTGCAACAAAAATCTCAAGACATCTTGAATGCTATGCAATTAGTTTCTAATACAAAATCGCTActccaaaaattgagaaatgaagaATGGGATAATTTTTTCGAAGAATTAGTCTCTTTCtgcaatcaatttgaaattGACATTCCAAATTTGGGTACTCGTTATGTTCAAGGCCGAGGTCGTTGTCAACGGGATCACATTACAGTGaaacatcattatcattttgacatattcaatgCTGCTATAGACGTTCAATTGCAAGAGCTCGATAGTAGATTTGGTGAAAGGATAATGGAACTCTTGACACTTAGTTCAGCTTTGGATCCAAATTATGcttataaatcatttaatatgAATGATATATGCACTCTTGCGGATAAGTACTGTTCTCTTGATTTTCCTGACCAGGAGAAAATTAGTTTGAGATTTCAGTTGAAGCATTTTGAAGTTGATATGCTTAATCATCCGAAATTACAAAGATTGTCTTTCATTGCGGAATTATGTCAAGGATTGACAGAGATAGGAAAAATCTGA